The following proteins are encoded in a genomic region of Blastococcus colisei:
- a CDS encoding spore photoproduct lyase family protein: MAGDALTLFDEPEPPHVPVDDRLLRVRQIYAEPAAASSPRGRQVIARFPDAEVVEVPSHWQIPELHGSAGNVDRWVRVKTETLVLGVKKSLSARPNERSANWIAPSTANGCAMALTSRMCRYPCRTRLT; this comes from the coding sequence ATGGCCGGCGACGCGCTCACCCTCTTCGACGAGCCCGAGCCGCCGCATGTGCCGGTCGACGACCGGCTGCTGCGGGTGCGGCAGATCTACGCCGAACCGGCCGCCGCCTCCTCGCCGCGAGGCCGGCAGGTCATCGCCCGCTTCCCGGACGCCGAGGTCGTCGAGGTCCCCTCGCACTGGCAGATCCCCGAGCTGCACGGCAGCGCCGGCAACGTCGACCGCTGGGTGCGGGTGAAGACCGAGACCCTCGTCCTCGGGGTGAAGAAGTCGCTCTCCGCCCGGCCCAACGAGCGCTCGGCGAACTGGATCGCGCCGTCGACGGCCAACGGGTGCGCGATGGCCCTTACTTCCCGGATGTGCAGGTATCCGTGTCGCACCCGGTTGACCTAG
- a CDS encoding zinc-dependent alcohol dehydrogenase, with protein MKAVTWHGQRDVRVEEVPDPFVQEPTDAVIRVTTTNICGSDLHLYEPLAPFMGVGDVLGHEPMGQVVEVGSECGDLKVGDRVAIPFQISCGHCWMCNQGLYTQCETTQMRDTGMGAQIFGYSKLYGQVPGGQAEYLRVPQAQFTHIRLPEGPSDDRFAYLSDILPTAWQGVEYANVPEGGTLVVLGLGPVGDFACRIAQHKGYRVIGVDMVPERLERVRARGIEVVDLREHEKDLGDAIRDMTSGRGPDSVLEAVGMEAHGSPATTFVQKAAGLLPSAVAAPIQKAAGVDRLNALYSAIDIVRRGGTISLSGVYGGAADPIPMLTLFDKQIALQMGQCNVKRWIPDIMPLLGDDDPLGCDTFATHRVPLSEAPEMYSKFQQKQDGVVKVQLKPEL; from the coding sequence ATGAAGGCAGTGACCTGGCACGGACAGCGCGACGTACGCGTCGAGGAGGTGCCCGACCCCTTCGTGCAGGAGCCGACCGACGCGGTCATCCGCGTGACGACGACGAACATCTGCGGCTCGGACCTGCACCTCTACGAGCCGCTGGCGCCGTTCATGGGCGTGGGCGACGTCCTCGGTCACGAGCCGATGGGCCAGGTCGTGGAGGTGGGTTCGGAGTGCGGCGACCTGAAGGTCGGCGACCGGGTCGCCATCCCGTTCCAGATCTCGTGCGGGCACTGCTGGATGTGCAACCAGGGCCTCTACACGCAGTGCGAGACGACCCAGATGCGGGACACGGGCATGGGCGCACAGATCTTCGGCTACTCGAAGCTCTACGGCCAGGTGCCCGGCGGGCAGGCGGAGTACCTGCGGGTGCCGCAGGCCCAGTTCACCCACATCAGGTTGCCGGAGGGACCGTCGGACGACCGGTTCGCCTACCTCTCCGACATCCTGCCCACCGCCTGGCAGGGCGTCGAGTACGCGAATGTGCCGGAGGGCGGCACCCTCGTGGTCCTGGGACTCGGGCCTGTCGGCGACTTCGCCTGCCGGATCGCCCAGCACAAGGGCTATCGGGTGATCGGCGTGGACATGGTGCCCGAACGCCTCGAGCGGGTACGCGCGCGCGGGATCGAGGTGGTCGACCTGCGCGAGCACGAGAAGGACCTCGGCGACGCCATCCGGGACATGACCAGCGGCCGTGGGCCGGACTCCGTGCTCGAGGCAGTCGGCATGGAGGCGCACGGATCCCCCGCGACGACGTTCGTCCAGAAGGCGGCCGGTCTCCTGCCCTCGGCGGTTGCCGCCCCGATCCAGAAGGCAGCCGGTGTGGACCGGCTCAACGCGCTGTACTCGGCGATCGACATCGTTCGTCGCGGCGGCACCATCTCGCTGTCCGGCGTGTACGGCGGCGCGGCCGATCCCATCCCGATGCTCACGCTGTTCGACAAGCAGATCGCGCTCCAGATGGGGCAGTGCAACGTCAAGCGCTGGATCCCCGACATCATGCCGCTGCTCGGCGACGACGACCCGCTGGGTTGTGACACGTTCGCCACCCACCGGGTGCCGCTGTCGGAGGCTCCCGAGATGTACAGCAAGTTCCAGCAGAAGCAGGACGGCGTCGTGAAGGTGCAGCTCAAGCCGGAGCTGTGA
- a CDS encoding recombinase family protein, protein MGTRNAQVRAVIYARQSKDNADGIDRQIEDCRRLLVREGINPDAARVIVDNDTSASSKKPRPGYNGELLPELEAGGRSVLVVAQTQDRLLRQLGEMVELVDLVERTGARVMLVRAMFDLTTAMGRAAAWQAAVWSRLEVEQKAERQRRQAVQAAERGECPSRRAFGYRPGGKIDPEESAVVRDAFDRLFRGESLVRITEAMNAAGLPSVRGNRWSRKGVAYLLRSPRYAGWRVYHAGADDELRVRGEWPRIVSDAEHEKAVALLTDPVRKVNTLGTARRWLGSGLFVCGRCDAAGEVDEHGQPVTMRTGRRTQGNVRTYICRQHGHLSRAAEPVDRYVADVIEERLAQPDVASLLAGATPEVSELRQEADVIRGKIDRAVRDYDDEVIDGATLKAVKARRTAELAVVERKITAAARSSRLATMAAAPDPAAAFRAADLAVQREVVDALCAVVLLPSPRGASSFDPSTVDIRRR, encoded by the coding sequence ATGGGGACACGGAACGCGCAGGTCAGGGCGGTTATCTACGCCCGGCAGAGCAAGGACAACGCGGACGGCATCGACCGCCAGATCGAGGACTGCCGCCGCCTCCTCGTCCGGGAGGGCATCAACCCGGACGCGGCACGGGTGATCGTGGACAACGACACCTCCGCCAGCAGCAAGAAGCCGCGCCCCGGCTACAACGGTGAGTTGCTGCCCGAACTCGAGGCCGGCGGCCGGTCGGTCCTCGTCGTCGCACAGACCCAGGACCGCCTGCTCCGGCAGCTCGGCGAGATGGTCGAGTTGGTGGACCTCGTGGAGCGCACCGGCGCCCGGGTCATGCTGGTGCGCGCCATGTTCGACCTCACCACGGCGATGGGCCGCGCCGCCGCGTGGCAGGCCGCCGTGTGGTCCCGTCTGGAGGTCGAGCAGAAGGCCGAGCGGCAGCGCCGCCAGGCGGTGCAGGCCGCCGAGCGGGGCGAGTGCCCCTCCCGCCGGGCGTTCGGCTACCGGCCGGGCGGGAAGATCGACCCTGAGGAGTCGGCGGTCGTCCGCGACGCCTTCGACCGCCTGTTCCGGGGCGAGTCGCTGGTGCGGATCACCGAGGCGATGAACGCCGCCGGGCTCCCCAGCGTCCGGGGCAACCGCTGGTCACGGAAGGGTGTGGCCTACCTGCTGCGGTCGCCGCGCTACGCGGGCTGGCGGGTGTACCACGCCGGGGCCGACGACGAGCTCCGTGTGCGGGGCGAGTGGCCGCGCATCGTCTCCGACGCCGAGCATGAGAAGGCCGTGGCCCTGTTGACTGACCCGGTGCGGAAAGTCAACACACTCGGCACCGCCCGGCGCTGGCTGGGGTCCGGACTGTTCGTCTGCGGCCGATGCGACGCCGCCGGGGAGGTGGACGAGCACGGGCAGCCGGTGACCATGCGGACCGGCCGCCGGACGCAGGGCAACGTCCGCACCTACATCTGCCGCCAGCACGGGCACCTGTCCCGGGCGGCCGAGCCGGTGGACCGGTACGTGGCCGACGTGATCGAGGAGCGGCTCGCCCAGCCAGACGTGGCCAGCCTCCTTGCCGGTGCCACCCCCGAGGTGTCCGAGCTGCGGCAGGAGGCCGACGTGATCCGGGGCAAGATCGACCGGGCTGTCCGCGACTACGACGACGAGGTGATCGACGGGGCCACGCTGAAGGCGGTCAAGGCCCGGCGCACCGCCGAGCTGGCCGTCGTCGAGCGGAAGATCACCGCCGCCGCCCGATCCTCCCGGCTGGCGACGATGGCCGCCGCGCCGGACCCGGCCGCGGCGTTCCGGGCCGCCGACCTGGCGGTGCAGCGGGAGGTCGTGGACGCCCTGTGCGCCGTCGTGCTGCTGCCGTCGCCTCGGGGCGCGTCGTCCTTCGACCCGTCGACGGTGGACATCCGCAGGCGATAG
- a CDS encoding SpoIIE family protein phosphatase has protein sequence MLNPALPAHALLEALPDTVVVADAAGRISYINPAVSTLLGHDPADLLGRPLTVLMPERFRGAHGAGFSRFRLTGQGELVGATTQVPALHASGREIAIDLTLARLDPAPGSGADAAVVVAVLRDAATTILLERQLQVSRYLTATLRVTAALTQAPDSDVAFQQLLPTLCTELDWDAAALWEPVSEGGRLVHAGTWTALGESVPALAAAALGRTFARGEGLPGLAWQERAPVVIDDLWTDPRFLRPDAARADILRTGVAFPVMSGDTLLAVCELFSHEQRAVPFELLDVLAHAGRQIGQFLARLRAESEVRGLADTLQRSLLPSHLPTIPGVRLAARYRPGGGSGLVGGDTYDVMPLPDGRWMVLIADVCGTGAEAAAVTALTRHTARAAASAGSPGEVLGAVNTALLQQQSTGPLRFVTACCLVLEPAERGYRVRVSVAGHPLPLLRSPDGSVTEVGAPGRPLGIDADVDVDEALVVVPRGATLVLYTDGVTEARDDSGVQFGEDGLIRLLEGLPSGDAETTVDTVAAAVERQLLGSRHEADDLAVLALAVPSAQPV, from the coding sequence ATGCTGAACCCCGCCTTGCCCGCACACGCGCTGCTCGAGGCCCTGCCCGACACGGTCGTCGTCGCCGACGCCGCCGGCCGCATCTCCTACATCAACCCGGCGGTCTCCACCCTGCTCGGTCACGATCCGGCGGACCTCCTCGGCCGGCCGTTGACGGTCCTGATGCCCGAGCGCTTCCGCGGCGCCCACGGCGCCGGCTTCTCCCGATTCCGGCTCACCGGGCAGGGCGAGCTGGTCGGCGCCACCACCCAGGTCCCCGCCCTGCACGCCAGCGGCCGGGAGATCGCGATCGACCTCACCCTCGCCAGGCTCGACCCGGCACCCGGGAGCGGGGCGGACGCGGCGGTGGTGGTCGCGGTCCTCCGCGACGCCGCCACGACGATCCTGCTGGAGCGGCAGCTGCAGGTCAGCCGGTACCTGACCGCGACGCTCCGCGTCACCGCGGCCCTCACCCAGGCGCCGGACTCCGACGTGGCCTTCCAGCAGCTCCTGCCGACGCTCTGCACCGAGCTCGACTGGGACGCCGCGGCGCTCTGGGAGCCCGTGAGCGAAGGCGGCCGTCTGGTGCACGCCGGCACCTGGACCGCCCTCGGCGAGTCCGTCCCCGCCCTGGCCGCCGCCGCGCTGGGGCGCACGTTCGCCCGGGGCGAGGGCCTGCCGGGCCTGGCCTGGCAGGAACGCGCACCCGTCGTCATCGACGACCTCTGGACCGATCCACGCTTCCTCCGTCCGGACGCCGCCCGGGCCGACATCCTCCGCACCGGCGTGGCGTTCCCCGTCATGAGCGGAGACACCCTGCTCGCGGTCTGCGAGCTCTTCTCGCACGAGCAGCGGGCGGTCCCGTTCGAGCTCCTGGACGTGCTGGCCCACGCCGGCCGGCAGATCGGCCAGTTCCTCGCCCGCCTGCGCGCCGAGTCGGAGGTGCGGGGATTGGCCGACACGCTCCAGCGGAGCCTCCTGCCCTCGCACCTGCCCACGATCCCGGGCGTCCGGCTGGCGGCCCGTTACCGCCCCGGCGGCGGCTCGGGCCTCGTGGGTGGCGACACCTACGACGTCATGCCGCTGCCCGACGGCCGGTGGATGGTGCTGATCGCCGACGTGTGCGGCACCGGGGCCGAGGCGGCGGCGGTCACGGCGCTGACCCGGCACACGGCGCGGGCAGCAGCGTCGGCGGGCAGCCCTGGAGAGGTGCTGGGTGCGGTCAACACCGCTCTGCTGCAGCAGCAGTCCACCGGCCCGCTCCGCTTCGTCACCGCCTGCTGCCTCGTGCTGGAACCCGCAGAGCGGGGATACCGGGTGCGGGTCAGCGTCGCCGGCCATCCGCTCCCCCTGCTGCGTTCGCCCGACGGCTCGGTGACCGAGGTCGGTGCGCCCGGCCGGCCGCTCGGCATCGATGCCGACGTCGACGTCGACGAGGCGCTCGTCGTCGTGCCGCGCGGGGCGACGCTGGTGCTCTACACCGACGGCGTCACCGAGGCGCGCGACGACTCCGGAGTCCAGTTCGGCGAGGACGGCCTGATCCGCCTGCTCGAGGGGCTGCCGTCGGGAGACGCCGAGACCACCGTCGACACGGTCGCCGCCGCCGTCGAACGGCAGCTGCTCGGGTCCCGGCACGAGGCCGACGACCTCGCCGTCCTCGCACTGGCAGTGCCGTCGGCTCAGCCGGTCTGA